The Brenneria rubrifaciens genome has a window encoding:
- the livF gene encoding high-affinity branched-chain amino acid ABC transporter ATP-binding protein LivF: MLSLNQVSAHYGKIQALHQVSLHIEQGEIVTLIGANGAGKTTLLGTLCGEPRATEGAITFDGKDITHLQTAQIMRGSIAIVPEGRRVFSRMTVEENLAMGGFFADRHQYQQRITRVYDLFPRLYERRAQRSGTMSGGEQQMLAIGRALMSQPRLLLLDEPSLGLAPIIILQIFDTIAQLREEGMTIFLVEQNANQALRLADRGYVLENGHIVLEDSGAALLANEAVRSAYLGG; the protein is encoded by the coding sequence ATGCTGTCATTAAATCAGGTTTCTGCTCACTATGGTAAAATTCAGGCGCTGCATCAGGTTAGCCTGCACATTGAACAGGGCGAAATCGTTACGCTTATCGGCGCCAACGGCGCCGGTAAAACCACCCTCTTAGGGACACTCTGTGGTGAGCCCCGCGCCACGGAAGGCGCCATCACGTTTGATGGCAAAGATATTACCCATCTGCAAACCGCGCAGATTATGCGTGGGTCGATTGCCATTGTTCCTGAAGGCCGCCGTGTCTTTTCCCGCATGACCGTTGAAGAAAATCTGGCGATGGGGGGGTTCTTCGCGGATCGTCATCAATACCAGCAGCGGATAACCCGGGTCTATGATCTGTTTCCGCGATTGTATGAGCGACGCGCTCAGCGTTCCGGCACCATGTCCGGCGGCGAGCAGCAGATGCTGGCGATTGGGCGCGCGCTGATGAGTCAGCCCCGTTTATTGTTGCTGGATGAACCGTCTTTAGGGCTGGCGCCGATTATCATTCTGCAAATTTTTGATACTATCGCGCAACTGCGCGAAGAGGGCATGACCATCTTCCTGGTAGAGCAGAATGCTAACCAGGCGCTGCGTCTGGCCGATCGAGGTTATGTGCTTGAAAATGGTCATATCGTGCTGGAGGATTCCGGCGCGGCATTGCTGGCGAATGAAGCGGTACGTTCAGCCTATCTGGGCGGGTAA
- the livG gene encoding high-affinity branched-chain amino acid ABC transporter ATP-binding protein LivG: MNSTKPLLSVKGLMMRFGGLLAVNNVELDIYAGEIVSLIGPNGAGKTTVFNCLTGFYCPSGGAIMLRDRHLEGLSGQAIARMGVVRTFQHVRLFREMTVVENLLVAQHQHLKSGVFAGLLKTPAFRRAEAQAQDRAAVWLERIGLLDLANRQAGNLAYGQQRRLEIARCMVTRPELLMLDEPAAGLNPKETEELDRLIVELRDSHQVSVLLIEHDMKLVMGISDRIYVVNQGTPLAQGTPAEIRNNPDVIRAYLGEG; encoded by the coding sequence ATGAATAGCACGAAGCCATTATTATCGGTCAAAGGCCTGATGATGCGTTTTGGCGGCCTGCTGGCGGTCAACAATGTTGAACTGGATATTTACGCGGGGGAAATCGTATCGTTGATCGGCCCTAACGGGGCAGGCAAAACCACGGTATTTAATTGCCTGACTGGTTTTTATTGTCCGAGCGGCGGCGCCATCATGCTGCGCGATCGCCATCTTGAAGGTTTGTCAGGGCAGGCGATTGCCCGGATGGGCGTGGTGCGGACGTTCCAGCATGTACGTTTATTCCGCGAGATGACCGTGGTGGAAAACCTGCTGGTGGCGCAGCATCAACATCTGAAGAGCGGCGTGTTTGCCGGACTTCTGAAGACGCCGGCGTTTCGTCGTGCGGAAGCGCAGGCGCAGGATCGCGCGGCGGTCTGGCTGGAACGCATCGGTTTGCTGGATCTGGCGAATCGTCAGGCGGGCAATCTGGCTTATGGTCAGCAGCGCCGGCTGGAGATAGCCCGTTGCATGGTGACCCGGCCCGAACTGCTGATGCTGGATGAACCGGCGGCCGGGCTTAACCCGAAAGAAACCGAAGAGCTGGATCGACTGATCGTGGAATTGCGCGATAGTCATCAGGTGTCGGTCCTGCTGATTGAGCACGACATGAAGCTGGTGATGGGGATTTCCGACAGGATTTATGTCGTCAATCAGGGCACGCCGCTGGCCCAGGGTACCCCCGCTGAAATTCGTAACAACCCGGATGTGATCCGCGCTTATCTGGGTGAAGGATAA
- a CDS encoding high-affinity branched-chain amino acid ABC transporter permease LivM produces the protein MKKLNLFNAIISAFMLLVLAAFLMGMQLGLNGTKLVVRGADEVRWYWIGAGCIVVFFFQLIRPYFQAGMKKFSAPSLVLPSFDGGTPRQKLLAALVIVAAVAWPFLVSRGTVDIATLTLIYVMLGLGLNVVVGLSGLLVLGYGGFYAIGAYTYALLNHYYGLGFWESLPLAGMAAALSGFLLGFPVLRLRGDYLAIVTLGFGEIVRILLLNNTEITGGPNGISQIPKPTFFGLEFSRNTRDGWDTFHNFFGLQYNPSDRIIFLYLVALLLVVLTLFVINRLLRMPLGRAWEALRDDEIACRSLGLSPTRIKLTAFTISAAFAGFAGTLFAARQGFVSPESFTFAESAFVLAIVVLGGMGSQFAVILAAVLLVVSRELMRDLNEYSMLLLGALMVLMMIWRPQGLLPMKRPQMKLKVAKKEEQA, from the coding sequence ATGAAAAAACTCAATCTGTTCAATGCGATTATCTCCGCGTTTATGTTACTGGTGCTTGCCGCGTTTTTAATGGGCATGCAGTTGGGGCTTAACGGCACCAAACTGGTGGTTCGCGGCGCCGATGAGGTTCGCTGGTACTGGATTGGCGCAGGCTGCATTGTGGTGTTTTTTTTCCAGTTGATTCGTCCCTATTTCCAGGCGGGCATGAAAAAGTTTTCTGCCCCGTCGCTGGTCTTGCCAAGCTTTGATGGCGGTACGCCGCGGCAAAAGCTGCTGGCGGCGTTGGTGATCGTCGCGGCCGTCGCCTGGCCATTTCTGGTGTCTCGCGGCACCGTCGATATCGCCACACTCACGTTGATTTATGTGATGTTGGGGCTGGGGCTGAACGTTGTGGTCGGGCTTTCCGGTTTGCTGGTATTAGGCTACGGCGGCTTTTATGCCATTGGCGCTTATACTTATGCTTTATTGAATCACTATTACGGACTGGGATTTTGGGAAAGTCTGCCGCTGGCAGGCATGGCGGCGGCGTTGTCCGGTTTCCTGCTGGGTTTCCCGGTATTGCGTTTGCGCGGGGATTATCTGGCCATTGTCACATTGGGATTCGGTGAGATTGTGCGTATCTTGCTGCTCAACAATACCGAAATCACCGGTGGCCCTAACGGTATCAGCCAGATTCCGAAGCCGACCTTCTTTGGTCTGGAGTTTAGCCGCAACACCCGCGATGGCTGGGATACCTTCCACAATTTCTTTGGTCTGCAATACAACCCCAGCGATCGCATCATTTTCCTTTATCTGGTCGCGCTGTTGTTGGTGGTATTAACGCTGTTTGTGATTAACCGTCTGTTGCGCATGCCGCTGGGCCGCGCTTGGGAAGCCTTGCGTGACGACGAAATTGCCTGCCGTTCATTGGGCCTGAGCCCGACCCGCATCAAGCTGACCGCATTTACCATCAGCGCTGCGTTCGCCGGGTTTGCCGGTACGCTGTTTGCTGCGCGCCAGGGTTTTGTCAGCCCGGAATCCTTCACTTTCGCCGAGTCGGCATTCGTATTGGCGATTGTGGTGCTGGGGGGAATGGGTTCGCAGTTCGCGGTGATCCTCGCCGCCGTTCTGCTGGTGGTTTCCCGTGAACTGATGCGTGATTTGAATGAGTACAGTATGTTGCTGCTGGGCGCGCTGATGGTGCTGATGATGATTTGGCGTCCACAAGGCTTACTGCCGATGAAGCGTCCGCAAATGAAGCTGAAAGTCGCTAAGAAGGAAGAGCAGGCATGA
- the livH gene encoding high-affinity branched-chain amino acid ABC transporter permease LivH, whose protein sequence is MSEQFLYFFQQMFNGLTLGSTYALIAIGYTMVYGIIGMINFAHGEVYMIGSYVSFIVIAALMMMGIEANGVLISVAFVAAVVISSAYGWSIERVAYRPVRTSKRLIALISAIGMSIFLQNYVSLNQGSRDVALPSMITGQWVLGETNGFAATISTMQLTIWIVTFLAMLALTLFIRYSRMGRACRACAEDLKMASLLGISTDRVISLTFVIGALMAAVAGVLLGQFYGVINPYIGFMAGMKAFTAAVLGGIGSIPGAMIGGLILGVAEALTSAYLSTEYKDAVSFALLIGVLLVMPTGILGRPEVEKV, encoded by the coding sequence ATGTCCGAGCAGTTCCTTTACTTTTTTCAGCAGATGTTCAACGGCCTGACGTTGGGCAGCACTTATGCGCTGATCGCCATTGGCTACACCATGGTTTACGGCATTATCGGCATGATTAACTTCGCCCACGGCGAGGTTTACATGATCGGTAGCTATGTCTCCTTTATTGTTATCGCCGCCCTGATGATGATGGGCATCGAGGCGAACGGGGTGTTGATCAGCGTCGCATTTGTGGCCGCCGTCGTCATATCCAGCGCTTACGGCTGGAGTATTGAACGGGTCGCCTACCGGCCGGTACGCACGTCCAAACGCTTGATTGCACTGATCTCCGCCATCGGGATGTCTATTTTTCTGCAAAATTACGTCAGCCTGAATCAGGGCTCACGCGACGTCGCACTCCCCAGCATGATTACCGGACAATGGGTATTGGGCGAGACGAATGGCTTTGCCGCGACAATCAGCACCATGCAGTTGACTATCTGGATCGTGACGTTCCTTGCGATGCTGGCGTTGACGCTGTTCATCCGTTATTCGCGCATGGGACGAGCCTGTCGCGCCTGTGCGGAAGATTTGAAAATGGCCAGCCTGTTGGGTATCAGCACTGACCGCGTCATTTCCCTGACTTTTGTGATTGGCGCGCTCATGGCTGCGGTCGCGGGCGTGCTGCTGGGACAATTCTATGGCGTGATTAACCCCTATATCGGTTTTATGGCCGGTATGAAAGCTTTTACGGCGGCGGTATTGGGCGGAATCGGCAGCATTCCCGGCGCGATGATCGGCGGACTGATTCTGGGGGTGGCGGAAGCGCTGACCTCCGCATACCTGAGCACGGAGTACAAGGATGCGGTATCGTTCGCGTTGCTGATTGGGGTATTGCTGGTCATGCCTACCGGTATCCTCGGCCGCCCGGAGGTTGAGAAAGTATGA
- a CDS encoding branched-chain amino acid ABC transporter substrate-binding protein encodes MKLSQGRTLLMAGIAVALSHAASAADIKVAIVGAMSGPVAQYGDMEFTGARQAIADLNAKGGINGDKLVGIEYDDACDPKQAVAVANKVINDGIRYVIGHLCSSSTQPASDIYEEEGVIMITPAATNADLTTRGYQMVLRTTGLDSDQGPTAAKYIVETIKPQRIAVVHDKQQYGEGLARSVQDSLKKASADVVLFEGVTAGDKDFSSLVARLKKENVDFVYFGGYYPEMGLLMRQARQAGMTTKFMGPEGVGNSSLSNIAGDASEGMLVTLPKRYDQVPANRPIVDALKAKKLDPTGPFVWTTYAALQSLTTAMQRSGSMEPEKLVSDLKAQAVDTVMGPLSWDEKGDLKGFEFGVFEWHADGSSSEAKK; translated from the coding sequence ATGAAATTGAGTCAAGGCAGAACACTGCTGATGGCCGGTATAGCGGTTGCGCTGAGCCATGCGGCGAGCGCTGCGGATATTAAGGTGGCCATCGTGGGCGCCATGTCTGGTCCGGTTGCACAATATGGTGATATGGAATTCACCGGCGCACGTCAGGCTATTGCGGATCTCAACGCCAAAGGCGGCATCAACGGCGATAAACTGGTTGGCATCGAATACGACGATGCGTGCGACCCGAAACAAGCGGTTGCCGTGGCGAACAAAGTCATCAACGATGGCATTCGTTATGTCATTGGTCATTTGTGCTCTTCCTCTACACAGCCGGCTTCTGATATTTATGAAGAAGAGGGTGTGATCATGATCACGCCCGCCGCAACCAATGCTGATTTAACCACGCGCGGCTATCAGATGGTGCTGCGTACGACCGGTCTGGATTCCGATCAAGGGCCAACGGCAGCGAAATATATCGTCGAAACGATTAAACCTCAGCGCATTGCCGTTGTGCATGATAAGCAGCAGTACGGCGAAGGGCTGGCCCGCTCTGTTCAAGATAGCCTGAAAAAAGCCAGTGCGGATGTCGTATTGTTTGAAGGTGTGACCGCGGGTGATAAAGATTTCTCCTCACTGGTGGCGCGCCTGAAGAAAGAAAATGTGGATTTCGTTTATTTTGGCGGCTACTACCCGGAAATGGGGTTGCTTATGCGCCAGGCTCGTCAGGCCGGCATGACCACCAAATTCATGGGGCCGGAAGGCGTAGGTAACTCCTCTCTATCCAATATCGCGGGTGACGCGTCTGAAGGCATGCTGGTGACGCTGCCGAAGCGTTATGACCAGGTTCCAGCGAACCGACCGATCGTCGATGCGTTGAAAGCCAAAAAACTTGACCCGACCGGTCCGTTTGTCTGGACCACCTATGCGGCATTGCAATCTCTGACTACCGCCATGCAGCGCAGCGGCAGCATGGAACCGGAAAAACTGGTCAGCGATCTGAAAGCCCAGGCTGTGGATACCGTGATGGGGCCACTGAGTTGGGATGAGAAAGGCGACCTGAAAGGGTTTGAGTTTGGTGTCTTTGAGTGGCATGCAGACGGTAGTTCCAGCGAAGCGAAGAAATGA
- the panM gene encoding aspartate 1-decarboxylase autocleavage activator PanM produces MKLTVECLTQFSHQDKIDLAKIWPHQNLDLLENGLSPDRRLFAARFNERLLAAVLVEIKGEYAELSDLLVRETTRRRGVGLYLIDEVRKQLPGVKEWWLATDDHAAVKEEVLAKFMIACGFSPVSGGWRYIRSQG; encoded by the coding sequence ATGAAACTAACCGTTGAATGCCTCACCCAATTCAGCCACCAGGATAAAATTGATCTGGCCAAAATTTGGCCGCACCAGAATCTTGACCTTCTGGAAAATGGACTTTCGCCGGATCGCCGCCTGTTTGCCGCACGTTTTAACGAACGGCTGCTGGCTGCGGTGCTGGTTGAGATTAAAGGGGAATACGCCGAATTAAGCGATCTTCTGGTGCGTGAAACCACCCGGCGACGCGGCGTTGGGCTATATCTGATAGACGAAGTACGGAAACAACTGCCGGGCGTTAAAGAATGGTGGCTGGCAACTGACGATCACGCCGCGGTCAAAGAGGAAGTGTTGGCAAAATTCATGATTGCCTGCGGCTTTTCACCGGTATCCGGCGGCTGGCGTTATATCCGTAGCCAGGGTTAA
- the rpoH gene encoding RNA polymerase sigma factor RpoH has protein sequence MTKDMQTFTLVPQGSLEGYIRAANAYPMLTAEEERALAERLHYQGDLDAAKHLILSHLRFVIHVARNYSGYGLPQADLIQEGNIGLMKAVRRFNPEVGVRLVSFAVHWIKAEIHEYVLRNWRIVKVATTKAQRKLFFNLRKSKTRLGWFNQDEVELVARELGVTSKDVREMESRMAAQDMTFDPTPDEETHDGKAMSPMLYLQDKSSDFADGIEEDNWENHAADKLTDALQGLDERSQHIIRARWLDDDNKSTLQELADTYGVSAERVRQLEKNAMKKLRAAIEA, from the coding sequence ATGACTAAAGATATGCAAACTTTCACCTTAGTTCCCCAGGGCAGTCTGGAAGGTTACATTCGAGCCGCCAATGCCTATCCGATGCTGACAGCGGAGGAAGAGCGGGCGCTGGCTGAACGGCTGCATTATCAGGGCGATCTGGATGCGGCCAAGCACTTGATTCTGTCGCATCTGCGTTTTGTTATTCATGTGGCCCGTAATTATTCCGGCTATGGCTTGCCGCAGGCCGACTTGATTCAGGAAGGTAACATCGGCTTGATGAAGGCGGTGCGCCGCTTTAACCCTGAAGTGGGGGTGCGTCTGGTTTCTTTCGCCGTACATTGGATCAAGGCTGAGATTCACGAATATGTGCTGCGCAACTGGCGTATTGTGAAAGTCGCGACCACTAAAGCGCAGCGCAAATTGTTCTTTAATTTGCGTAAGTCCAAAACGCGTCTTGGCTGGTTTAATCAGGATGAAGTTGAACTGGTTGCCCGTGAACTGGGCGTGACGAGTAAAGATGTGCGTGAGATGGAATCGCGGATGGCCGCGCAGGATATGACCTTCGATCCGACGCCGGATGAAGAAACCCATGATGGCAAGGCCATGTCCCCGATGCTGTATTTACAGGACAAGTCCTCCGACTTTGCCGACGGCATTGAAGAGGATAATTGGGAAAACCATGCGGCAGACAAGCTGACGGACGCGTTGCAAGGGCTTGATGAACGCAGCCAGCATATTATCCGTGCGCGTTGGCTGGATGACGACAACAAGTCAACATTGCAGGAACTGGCTGATACATATGGCGTATCCGCAGAGCGGGTACGGCAGTTGGAAAAGAATGCCATGAAAAAGCTGCGTGCGGCGATTGAAGCCTAA
- the ftsX gene encoding permease-like cell division protein FtsX — MANNTRNAKKPVAKAKALRGGWREQWRYAWTNTLDDMLRQPLATLLTVMVIAISLALPSICYLVWKNVSQAAAQWYPSPQLTVYLDKSLDDGAAQGVIARLQSEDGVDKVNYLTRDEAMGEFRNWSGFGGALDMLEENPLPAVAIVTPKMNFQSADTLTTLRDRIGATQGVDEVRMDDSWFARLVALTGLVGQIAATIGVLMVIAVFLVIGNSVRLSIFSRRETINVMKLIGATDGFILRPFLNGGAVMGFGGAVLSLVLSQALVWKLGAVVAQVASVFGTTFTVKGLSWEESLLLLLVAGMIGWLAAWLATVQHLRRFTPQ, encoded by the coding sequence ATGGCGAATAATACCCGTAATGCGAAAAAGCCGGTAGCGAAGGCCAAAGCCTTACGCGGCGGCTGGCGGGAGCAATGGCGCTACGCCTGGACCAATACGCTGGATGACATGCTGCGTCAGCCGCTGGCGACGCTGCTGACCGTGATGGTGATCGCCATTTCTCTGGCATTGCCCAGCATCTGCTATTTAGTGTGGAAAAACGTCAGTCAGGCTGCGGCGCAGTGGTATCCCTCACCTCAGTTAACGGTCTATCTGGATAAGTCCCTGGATGACGGCGCCGCGCAGGGGGTGATCGCACGACTTCAGTCTGAAGACGGCGTCGACAAGGTGAATTACTTGACGCGCGATGAAGCGATGGGGGAATTCCGCAACTGGTCTGGCTTTGGCGGCGCGCTGGATATGCTTGAAGAAAACCCGTTACCCGCCGTTGCCATTGTTACGCCAAAAATGAATTTTCAAAGTGCCGACACGCTGACGACATTGCGCGATCGCATCGGTGCTACGCAGGGAGTGGATGAAGTGCGGATGGATGACAGCTGGTTTGCCCGGTTGGTGGCGTTGACCGGCTTGGTCGGCCAGATTGCGGCGACAATTGGCGTCTTGATGGTTATCGCGGTGTTTTTGGTGATCGGCAACAGCGTGAGACTGAGTATCTTTAGCCGCCGTGAAACCATTAATGTCATGAAATTGATCGGTGCGACAGACGGCTTTATTTTGCGCCCGTTCCTCAACGGCGGCGCCGTTATGGGATTTGGCGGCGCGGTATTGTCGCTGGTTCTGTCGCAGGCGCTGGTGTGGAAGCTCGGCGCGGTGGTGGCGCAGGTGGCTTCGGTGTTCGGTACGACCTTTACAGTCAAAGGGCTGAGCTGGGAAGAGTCTCTGTTGCTGTTGCTCGTCGCCGGGATGATTGGCTGGCTGGCCGCTTGGCTGGCGACCGTTCAACATTTACGCCGCTTTACACCACAGTAG
- the ftsE gene encoding cell division ATP-binding protein FtsE — translation MIRFEQVSKAYLGGRQALQGVDFNLRPAEMAFLTGHSGAGKSTLLKLICGIERPSAGQILFAGHNISRLKKREVPFLRRQIGMIFQDHHLLMERTVYDNVAMPLIIAGASSEDIRRRVSAALDKVGLLDKARNYPIQLSGGEQQRVGIARAVVNKPAVLLADEPTGNLDDALSEGILRLFEEFNRVGVTVLMATHDTGLIARRHYRVLTLSDGRMIGGNHHGE, via the coding sequence ATGATTCGTTTTGAACAGGTCAGTAAAGCTTATCTCGGCGGGCGTCAGGCGCTACAAGGCGTGGATTTTAATCTGCGGCCGGCGGAGATGGCGTTTCTGACCGGTCATTCCGGCGCGGGGAAAAGTACCCTGCTGAAACTGATTTGCGGCATTGAACGTCCCAGCGCGGGGCAGATTCTGTTTGCCGGGCACAACATCAGCCGCCTGAAAAAACGTGAAGTTCCGTTTCTACGCCGCCAGATCGGTATGATTTTTCAGGATCACCATCTGCTGATGGAAAGAACCGTCTATGACAATGTGGCGATGCCGCTCATTATCGCCGGCGCCAGCAGCGAAGATATCCGCCGCCGGGTATCGGCGGCGCTGGACAAGGTGGGGCTGTTGGATAAAGCCCGAAATTACCCTATCCAGCTTTCGGGCGGTGAACAGCAGCGAGTCGGCATTGCGCGTGCGGTGGTGAATAAGCCCGCTGTTTTATTGGCGGACGAGCCGACCGGTAATCTGGATGATGCCCTGTCCGAAGGTATTTTGCGTTTGTTTGAAGAGTTTAACCGGGTTGGCGTCACGGTACTGATGGCAACCCACGATACCGGGCTGATCGCCCGCCGTCATTACCGGGTTCTGACGCTGTCGGATGGCCGCATGATTGGGGGAAATCATCATGGCGAATAA
- the ftsY gene encoding signal recognition particle-docking protein FtsY, which produces MTKEKKRGFFSWLGLGKQEEEQKEQPQEKPVVEDVPAASPDSESSARQVAEKEKELADAAVQEKESPAEKPIVDVVKETEQASVEDAAPMVEAEPEAVQPDDAPVVSHEQERPSKAGFFSRLKHSLIKTRQNLGSGFIGLFRGKKIDDDLFDGLEEQLLIADVGVETTRKIITSLTEHANRRQLKDADTLFAKLKEEMAAILAKVDEPLNIEGKMPYVILMVGVNGVGKTTTIGKMARQFQAQGKSVMLAAGDTFRAAAVEQLQVWGERNNVAVVAQHTGADSASVIFDAIQAAKARGVDVLIADTAGRLQNKAHLMEELKKIVRVMKKLDEDAPHEVMLTLDASTGQNAVSQAKLFNEAVGLTGIVLTKLDGTAKGGVIFAIADRFGIPIRYIGVGEGIEDLRPFKADDFIEALFARED; this is translated from the coding sequence ATGACAAAAGAAAAGAAGCGCGGTTTTTTTTCCTGGCTGGGATTAGGGAAACAGGAAGAAGAACAAAAAGAGCAACCGCAAGAGAAACCGGTCGTCGAAGATGTGCCCGCCGCGTCGCCGGATAGTGAGAGTTCGGCTCGGCAGGTTGCTGAAAAAGAAAAGGAACTGGCGGATGCCGCCGTGCAGGAAAAGGAATCCCCGGCGGAAAAGCCGATTGTCGACGTGGTAAAAGAGACGGAACAGGCGAGCGTGGAGGACGCCGCGCCGATGGTCGAAGCCGAACCGGAAGCGGTTCAGCCGGATGATGCCCCGGTCGTGTCGCACGAGCAGGAGCGGCCGTCGAAAGCGGGATTTTTCTCCCGCCTAAAACACAGCCTGATTAAAACTCGTCAAAATTTGGGTTCAGGATTTATCGGATTGTTTCGCGGCAAGAAAATCGACGACGATCTGTTTGACGGACTGGAAGAGCAACTGTTGATTGCCGACGTGGGCGTGGAAACCACCCGCAAAATTATCACCAGCCTGACCGAGCACGCCAATCGTCGACAACTGAAAGATGCTGATACGCTTTTTGCTAAGCTGAAAGAAGAAATGGCGGCGATTCTTGCTAAGGTTGATGAGCCGCTGAATATCGAGGGCAAAATGCCTTACGTGATCCTGATGGTCGGGGTAAACGGCGTGGGTAAAACCACCACCATCGGCAAGATGGCGCGTCAGTTCCAGGCCCAGGGAAAATCGGTCATGCTGGCGGCTGGCGATACTTTCCGCGCCGCGGCGGTAGAGCAGCTTCAGGTCTGGGGGGAGCGCAACAATGTGGCGGTGGTGGCTCAGCATACCGGCGCCGATTCCGCCTCGGTGATTTTTGATGCGATTCAGGCGGCAAAGGCGCGTGGCGTTGATGTGTTAATTGCCGACACTGCGGGCCGATTGCAGAACAAAGCGCATCTGATGGAAGAGTTGAAAAAGATTGTGCGCGTGATGAAAAAACTGGATGAAGATGCGCCGCATGAAGTGATGCTGACGCTGGATGCCAGTACCGGACAGAACGCCGTCAGCCAGGCGAAGCTGTTTAACGAGGCGGTAGGGCTGACGGGTATCGTTCTGACGAAGCTGGACGGCACCGCCAAAGGCGGGGTGATTTTCGCCATTGCCGATCGGTTCGGCATTCCTATCCGCTATATTGGGGTAGGGGAAGGCATTGAAGATTTGCGGCCATTCAAGGCTGACGATTTTATTGAGGCACTTTTTGCCCGAGAGGATTAA
- the rsmD gene encoding 16S rRNA (guanine(966)-N(2))-methyltransferase, translated as MAKKHASSAAGQIRIIGGQWRGRKLPVPDSPGLRPTTDRVRETLFNWLAPVIQDSRCLDCFAGSGALGLEALSRYATHATLLEAERAVAQQLTQNLALLRAENAQVVNTDTLRWLGQPGEPFDVVFLDPPFRKDLLNNTLSLLEQQGWLAPEAWIYVETESENTQLAIPNNWQLHREKIAGQVAYRLYIRQ; from the coding sequence ATGGCAAAAAAACATGCATCGTCAGCCGCCGGCCAGATCCGAATTATCGGTGGTCAATGGCGCGGCAGAAAACTTCCGGTTCCCGACAGTCCGGGCTTACGGCCTACGACCGATCGGGTACGTGAAACGCTGTTCAACTGGCTGGCGCCGGTGATTCAGGATTCCCGGTGTCTGGACTGTTTTGCCGGCAGCGGCGCGCTGGGCCTGGAAGCCCTGTCGCGTTATGCGACCCATGCGACATTATTGGAAGCCGAGCGAGCGGTGGCCCAGCAATTAACGCAGAATCTGGCTCTGCTTCGGGCGGAAAACGCACAGGTGGTTAATACGGATACACTACGCTGGCTGGGGCAACCGGGAGAACCTTTTGACGTGGTGTTTCTCGATCCGCCCTTTCGTAAAGACTTATTGAACAACACGCTATCCCTGCTGGAACAACAAGGCTGGCTGGCGCCGGAGGCATGGATTTACGTGGAAACCGAGTCAGAAAATACGCAGTTGGCTATTCCGAATAACTGGCAACTGCACCGCGAAAAGATAGCGGGTCAGGTCGCCTACCGTTTGTACATCCGTCAATGA
- a CDS encoding DUF1145 family protein: MLWINLGRLLMLGVWGFLVFNLIQPFPRPLNIFMTVAMVFMILMHGFQLLLLKSSPPKDTPSLNRAQQARIFLFGVFELLAWQKKQPKSTKK, encoded by the coding sequence ATGTTATGGATTAATTTGGGACGACTGTTGATGCTGGGCGTGTGGGGTTTTCTGGTTTTTAACCTGATTCAGCCGTTTCCCAGACCGCTGAATATTTTTATGACGGTGGCGATGGTGTTTATGATCCTGATGCATGGTTTCCAACTGCTGCTGTTGAAATCCAGCCCGCCTAAAGACACTCCGTCACTCAACCGGGCGCAACAGGCGCGTATTTTTCTATTTGGCGTGTTTGAACTGTTGGCGTGGCAAAAGAAACAGCCCAAATCGACCAAAAAATAA
- a CDS encoding DUF2500 family protein — protein sequence MVPQEMRYEATFHPVYGGTDMTLRLDSPDYHQLNTGMLGMLQVKGTRFIGFAPQQA from the coding sequence GTGGTGCCGCAGGAGATGCGTTATGAAGCAACGTTTCATCCGGTATATGGCGGGACGGATATGACTCTGCGGCTCGATAGTCCCGATTATCACCAACTCAATACGGGCATGCTGGGTATGTTGCAGGTGAAAGGCACCCGTTTTATCGGTTTTGCGCCCCAGCAGGCGTGA